A genome region from Candidatus Neomarinimicrobiota bacterium includes the following:
- a CDS encoding DUF456 domain-containing protein, producing MDILIIIGISLLTIVMALVTWVGIPGTFLMSIFALICGLATNFASITVYHLLFFFALAIILEVIEFFMGGLAARLYGANRRSVVFAILGGIAGTIIGVGILIPFGALVGLFAGSYLGAYISEKFSGKTDAEAVRAAFGTVIGNVVSKTLKSTAVIVIGIWLIKALV from the coding sequence ATGGATATATTGATAATTATCGGCATCAGCCTCCTGACCATCGTGATGGCCCTCGTCACCTGGGTTGGAATTCCCGGAACATTCCTGATGTCCATTTTTGCACTTATCTGTGGATTGGCCACCAATTTTGCCTCCATTACCGTATATCACCTTCTATTCTTTTTTGCGCTGGCAATCATCCTTGAGGTGATAGAGTTTTTTATGGGTGGGCTGGCCGCCAGGCTCTACGGAGCAAACCGGCGTTCGGTGGTCTTCGCTATTCTGGGCGGAATCGCCGGGACGATCATCGGCGTGGGCATATTGATACCTTTTGGCGCACTGGTTGGTCTATTTGCCGGTTCTTATCTTGGCGCCTACATCAGTGAAAAATTCTCCGGCAAGACTGATGCCGAGGCTGTCAGAGCGGCTTTCGGTACCGTCATCGGCAACGTGGTCAGCAAAACCCTGAAGTCAACAGCCGTAATCGTCATCGGGATCTGGCTGATTAAAGCACTGGTATGA
- a CDS encoding thiol reductase thioredoxin: protein MQAIIFLASVIVCFLAAPQEAEKKSAERPTEPPMLLGVVDRAELGKEPYSKWFVSEYEAYDLDRAVLDSLKGLLADIDIEIFMGTWCSDSRREVPRFYKILDSLGFSDQRVRLVGLDRGKVSPGHEEKGMNIHHVPTFIFYLDQVEIGRIIETPVQSLEQDMKAIITGAPYIPNYYELE from the coding sequence ATGCAGGCCATCATTTTTCTTGCTTCGGTGATAGTATGCTTCCTTGCTGCCCCACAGGAAGCCGAAAAGAAATCTGCCGAGAGACCAACCGAACCTCCGATGCTGCTGGGCGTTGTAGATCGAGCCGAGCTAGGTAAAGAACCCTATAGTAAGTGGTTTGTCAGTGAGTATGAAGCCTACGATTTAGACCGGGCTGTGCTCGACTCATTGAAGGGATTACTTGCGGATATAGATATCGAGATCTTTATGGGCACCTGGTGCAGTGATAGCCGCAGGGAAGTCCCCCGGTTCTACAAGATCCTGGATTCCCTGGGGTTCTCGGATCAGCGGGTCAGGCTGGTTGGGCTGGATCGAGGTAAGGTGAGCCCGGGCCACGAAGAAAAGGGTATGAATATTCACCATGTCCCCACATTCATATTTTATCTCGATCAGGTGGAGATCGGCAGGATCATTGAGACGCCCGTTCAAAGTCTGGAGCAGGATATGAAAGCCATAATAACGGGCGCACCATATATTCCCAATTATTACGAGCTGGAGTAA